The Aphidius gifuensis isolate YNYX2018 linkage group LG2, ASM1490517v1, whole genome shotgun sequence DNA window TGGCACGTCGTATCCGAGGAGAACGTGCTTAGAGCATCATATCATCACAACAATCCAAAACAATCGGCCCTTTTCAGGGccataaaattaatcaaactagaaaatattcattcaatttcAACTGACATATATATACCATCATTTTGACCAATCTTATATATACAATagtataacaatatttttttattcttttctgcTCCGATTTGTGTCGAAacgtttttgtttaaattacttCCTTACGTATTGCATTGTGTTTCACGCACACATGTTCAACAGTTCAACACATGTTCAACAGATGTTCAACGTTGGGTAAGGCTTTAAGAAAGTCAATAAATTGGCGTTGCGCAAACGACCGATATAGGTCAGGCATGCGAGATGTATACTCCAAAATTCCGGAGTGGGAAACATGTATGCATCAAAATGTAAACAATCAAACTACTCCAAAATTTGCAGCGGAACTAAACTTGTTAAACAAATCTTATATAAATccgtataataatttttttttgcttaggTCTGTTAAACGAAAACTACCAAGTACTATTAAACTACTTGTTGACCATTCAAGTACTTTggagtaaatatattttcgacattttttattgcaaattatTCTTAAAGAacaacgaaatttattattaataataaaagaataaatagttaaaataaattagtaataatagaaaaacttAGAAACAAATAAATCCTTAGGCATTGGTATGTCGGACACATACACATAGAGATCGACAGGTGTTCAACGCTGTGTGAGTCTTAAGGAAAATCAATACTTGAGCGTTGCGCAGACGACCAATATGTACATGTAGGCATGCGAGGAGCAAAATCATAAACATGTGTgcatgaaaatataaacaaataaattactccaaaatttaccgagtaaaaatgtatttgtttttttaattaaaatttggtaacgagtatctatttttttttttgttgttctatagaccaaagaaaaataaatttaaaatttcgaagtaaattatttgaatggaaattagattttttatttcctaaaatagaaaatcgtattgaatgaaaattcaaagaatGTAACATatcgttttaaattaattgatggcCCTGAAAAGGGCCGATTGGTTTGATTGTTGATAACTTGTTGAATTTAAGCACTGCTTTTTTCAGTCTTTTTTGGTAAAAGAACAGCTTGGATATTTGGCAAGACACCACCTTGAGCAATGGTTACACCAGAGAGTAATTTGTTCAACTCTTCGTCGTTACGGATGGCCAATTGAAGATGACGTGGAATGATTCtggtttttttgttgtcaCGAGCAGCATTACCTGCCAACTCAAGAACTTCAGCAGCCAAGTATTCCATAACGGCAGCCAAGTAGACAGGTGCACCTGCACCAACACGTTCAGCGTAGTTACCCACGTAACAAACGATGGATACGTCCAACTGGGAATTGAAGTCCAGCACGGTTTGAACGTGTCTTTGACTTTCCCTTTGCTTTACCACCTTTGCCACGGCCAGACATGATGACTTGGagtttttggagtaaatttgATGCTTAATGAATACACGACTCGTAAGGCGTGTAAGAGAAGACTGATAATTTTTGGCCCCGAAAAACGGCTTTTATGGACTTTTTTGCCGCAACTGCGCACCAATCGCGTGGCGTTTTCACCCTTTTAGTCACTCTTTTAGTACAGAATAGCAACAAAATTGTAAACAGCGCAACAATCACAACTCTCCTTTGCCCACAATTGCTCGTTCTCTAACGCTATTGGTGCGCTGTTCACAatgaaaaatagttaaaagCGGCCGAAAAAGGCCGACCCTCACAATTTCCAAGTTGATTCTCAAACTATCAACATGCCTCCAAAAGCAAGTGGTAAAGCTGTTAAAAAAGCCGGCAAGGCTCAAAAAAACATCACCAAGACTGACAAGTCCAAGAGAAGGAAGAAGAGGAAGGAATCATACGCAATCTACATCTACAAGGTATTGAAACAAGTTCATCCAGACACTGGTGTCTCATCCAAGGCCATGAGCATCATGAACAGTTTCGTCAACGATATCTTTGAGCGTATTGCAGCTGAAGCATCCCGATTGGCTCATTACAACAAGAGATCAACCATCACATCACGGGAAATCCAGACTGCTGTTCGTCTTCTTCTTCCTGGTGAACTTGCCAAGCATGCCGTCAGTGAAGGCACCAAGGCAGTCACCAAATACACCAGCTCCAAGTAAACAACCGGCACCACACAACATAAACCAATCGGCCCTTTTCAGGgccaacaaatttatataacgCTGAATACTATCCatttcatgtatatatgtatatattcatatgTATGCAACGATTATcaacctatatatatatatattgtatatatcattttactatatatatacatgtacatcAGTGTTTCATCTAAATAGTTACGATATAATATCGATCATATTCATACGTATATTCGATATTGaatttcgattatttattatcgaaTAATTTCTATCAATATCCAAGCTGCTTAATAAATGTTTTCAAAGTATTTCCAGAGTTTACCAAAATAGGAATGTGCGATTGCGatacttttaaaagtattCAGTATCGATATatcggatatttttttttcaaatatcggTTATCCGATATATCGGATTGAAAAGTACATACTCGGTATATCGGATCAAAAAGTATTGAGTAAAAGTATCCGATATATATTGGCGATATATCGGCTGTTCCGATCGCCGAGGATCGTATACCAAAGTTAAAGTAGTTTCGACCTTCTGGGGACCTATAGCCATGTAATGTTTAAACCCCCATTTTCAAGATCTATATTTCCAGTACGATTAAGAAAAAAGAACCCCATAATCAGaatatttctatataataCATTTTGGAGcaactgaaagaaaaaataaacaacgtCATGTCATAAAAATAcgtcaacattttttttttttttcaagataacaaataaagcaaaaaaataatttgtttatcattgACTAATTTTCTATCAGTGATAGTTTCttgttataattaacaaaataaatattcaggTACATGTAGGATTTGgagtaaataaattgatatagtTATTTATcacgttttaaataaattgatggcCCTGAAAAGggccgattttttttttagtatttatccattttgtatgatgaataaatttatttttttgctgcaACTTTTTTTGGTGCTGCTGCTGCTTTAGCTGTTTTTTTTGGAGCAATAGCCTTTTTTGGTTTTGGTGATTTAGGCTTGGCAGTTGGTGCTTTAGTTGCTTTTTTAGCTTTTGGACTTTTTGATGCCTTTGGTTTGACAACTTTTGCAACAGctgtttttgttttcttttcagCAACTGGTTTTTTTGCTGCAACAGCTTTTTTTGGTGCTGTAACTTTCTTGGCAATGGCTTTTGCTGTTTCAGCTTTTTTAGCTGCTGCTGGTTTTTTAACAGCTTTAACTTTTTTTGGTGATGTtggttttttaacaatttttggcTTTGATTCAGTCTTTGCTGCTTTTTTCAATGCAGCAAGTTTGAATGATCCAGATGCACCTTTACCTTTAGTTTGAATGAGATCACCAGATGTTACAGCAGACTTGAGATATTTCTTGATGAACAATGCATGTTTCTCAGTGTCAAGTTTATAATTAGCAgccatgtattttttaatagcttgAAGTGATGATCCATTACGTTCAGCAAGATCCTTGACTGCAGCCTTGACCATATCAGCAGTACTTGGATGAGCCTTGAGTGCCTTTGGTGCTTTTGGTGCCTTGGCCTTTGCACTTTTTGCAGTAGTTGCTTTTTTCACTGCTTCAGCTTTTGCTGGAGCAACAACTTCTGGAACTGGTGATGCAGACTTATCAGCCAtcgttgaattatttatttataataatataaaagtaacagcactgataaaattaaaagaacaaCTTAAAGGCAGGCGCGTGAGTCACGAGCTGAATTCAGAAGCGCGGACCGTGCAGAGAAATATTCATGCTCTGACCACAACAACTcttcaatcaattttataaaaagcaTTAACtattaacattaattaatttttatctaatgttatgaataatatttatttattattttccattttttaaatacccaAAAGATTCatctttcataaaataaaaacacatactATTCAGTATGACACTAAACGTAACAATTAATATGCAATTATCATGTCTAGTTTTTCAATATCTCAGTGTCACaatgtttttgttgttattacaACAATCGacaatgtttaaacaatttaaaaacatttttaaaaaataacttatatatttttgttctaATAAATGACGAAATATCATATTAACAATTCGAAAAATACgagataattaattgtttacaaAGCACTGAGTGAGGACAGAGCCACCGAGTTATAGAtgttaacaaaaattacaatattaaattatacttgttttttatttgttaaataataatttttttttaatttaaattttaaaattaagccTAAATAATTAagacaataaaattcaatcagTTCACTTTCATTTATTCTAGGACATTTAtggttgtaaaaaataaaaagacaaaaaaacaaaacaaacaagaaatactattaaaattcaggcatgtttatttatatattaatttttttatagctatgttaacaattatttagTAACATAATTTCCATCgaaaagttataaataaattaattttttaatcgtcatttttcaattttctaaacaacaaatatttctggtctttacaaataatttttcttatattttcgTGGAAGAAAATTACCCAAATATAGCAAACaaaaattagtaataaattaataattaaatgaagagtaatataaacaatatattcaatCTACTTTggtcaattttataaatcaatattcaatcattttaaaatcctcataattaactattttaatttataaataaaacaaagtatttctatttttttttgtgtactaATTGCACTATTTATAATCTCACAAATCttgaaaatgtataaatattttgtttaaataattattcatattcaATATGAACCAAAAAAgactaatattaaatttccacttaaattttatttaacatatttgaagaataaaaaaaaccatacgtgcttaattgaatttaaatttaaataattaacttacataattttaaatttataaagttttttttttgtttacaaattaaaaaaaatctttatttaaacatattgaaaaaacaaaaaaaaaaataataattagaatgaaaaatataaaaacaaaattgtttttttttaaaacattttgttgataaattatttggtttttttttaatcataaaatttatttatccaataatAACTGAAGAATCATTGATAAGTTCTTCTTCAGTAATTTCTTCATTCATAATATAATCATCTTGTACTTCTTCTTCTCTAGCAGCTTCTGGTGGTTGTAATGTTTGTTGTAgatcatcatcagcattatcatcattatcagcaTGACTTTTCATATGATCATTAAGAGCAAATGCACGTCCATAT harbors:
- the LOC122849641 gene encoding histone H2B, whose amino-acid sequence is MPPKASGKAVKKAGKAQKNITKTDKSKRRKKRKESYAIYIYKVLKQVHPDTGVSSKAMSIMNSFVNDIFERIAAEASRLAHYNKRSTITSREIQTAVRLLLPGELAKHAVSEGTKAVTKYTSSK
- the LOC122849595 gene encoding histone H1-like, yielding MADKSASPVPEVVAPAKAEAVKKATTAKSAKAKAPKAPKALKAHPSTADMVKAAVKDLAERNGSSLQAIKKYMAANYKLDTEKHALFIKKYLKSAVTSGDLIQTKGKGASGSFKLAALKKAAKTESKPKIVKKPTSPKKVKAVKKPAAAKKAETAKAIAKKVTAPKKAVAAKKPVAEKKTKTAVAKVVKPKASKSPKAKKATKAPTAKPKSPKPKKAIAPKKTAKAAAAPKKVAAKK